The Longimicrobiales bacterium genome includes a window with the following:
- the pheT gene encoding phenylalanine--tRNA ligase subunit beta, producing the protein MNTSYRWLTQMVPGLTLSPEDLAEHLALRGAPVESITSPGADLRDIVMGQVVTRIQHPNADRLSLCTVDGGDGVVSVVCGAPNVEEGAWYPFAPVGAVLPGDFKIKKAKIRGEVSQGMLCSSKELGLGVEHDGILKVDGAFTAGESFVDVMGLNDATLDVEITANRGDLLSHIGVARELASEGEGRVILADIPGDPGIAPEFERNSPEIQVGAVSIRIDDADLCSRYLGAVIRGVKIGPSPAWLQERLRGAGARPINNVVDATNYVMLELGQPLHAFDLNRLDGQKIVVRRASSDETSFTTLDDEERKLTSDMLMICDGSRPIAIGGVMGGLHSEVEDDTVDILLECAMFDPKSIRATRRKLVMSTDASYRYERGVDPESMELAVSRAVALILSTAGGSLDGSVLDCSPGAFEAQTVDLRLSRIGHLLGVPFESAQVTDLLTPLGFDVTGETEGVLHVRVPGFRSYDVTREVDLIEEVARSFGYDQFPSDLGPFRPGTVPDHPLFKLEDELRRSLAASGLYETQTPAFVPEGEGDVLVSNPVTTTEPYIRRAVLPSLIRRVEYNLARGNRDVRFFEIGTSFQKTEAGAPPHEETHLAAIVTGRRAPAHWSGDSAALDLWDMKAILEDTIRRAYAGQAHASPFLEEVVPYQAGHILEVRTADGTVVGYGGVLNPEAVDAPVWAGDVLGFEIQLPGEPVANEPVVFDPMPQYPASERDLALIVPQGVASQQVANVVREMAGKHLEHVELFDVYRGEGVADEASSLAYRLRFRAKERTLKDKEIDRAVKAILGRLKEALGVEHRG; encoded by the coding sequence ATGAACACTTCGTATCGTTGGCTTACTCAGATGGTCCCCGGCCTCACGCTGAGCCCTGAGGACCTAGCGGAGCATCTCGCCCTGCGGGGTGCCCCTGTGGAGTCGATCACATCTCCGGGGGCAGATCTTCGCGACATCGTCATGGGGCAGGTGGTCACGCGCATTCAGCACCCAAATGCTGATCGCCTCTCGTTGTGCACCGTGGATGGCGGCGACGGAGTGGTTTCGGTCGTATGTGGCGCCCCCAACGTGGAAGAGGGTGCGTGGTATCCCTTTGCTCCAGTCGGGGCTGTCTTGCCCGGTGATTTCAAGATCAAGAAGGCCAAGATTCGTGGTGAAGTGTCCCAGGGTATGTTGTGCTCCTCCAAGGAGTTAGGACTTGGGGTGGAACACGATGGCATTCTGAAGGTCGATGGTGCGTTCACCGCCGGAGAATCCTTCGTCGACGTCATGGGGCTGAACGACGCCACGCTGGATGTGGAGATCACGGCCAACCGCGGGGACCTCTTGTCTCACATTGGCGTGGCCCGGGAACTCGCTTCAGAAGGTGAGGGGCGTGTCATTCTTGCTGACATCCCTGGAGACCCTGGTATCGCGCCGGAATTCGAGCGAAACAGCCCGGAAATCCAGGTTGGCGCTGTCTCGATTCGAATCGATGACGCAGATCTCTGTTCTCGCTACCTCGGTGCGGTGATTCGAGGGGTGAAGATCGGCCCGTCACCCGCTTGGTTGCAGGAACGGCTGCGCGGCGCGGGGGCTCGGCCCATCAACAACGTCGTCGATGCCACAAACTATGTGATGCTGGAGCTTGGTCAGCCGCTCCACGCCTTCGATCTTAATCGTCTCGATGGCCAGAAGATCGTGGTCCGACGCGCATCGTCCGACGAAACGTCATTCACGACGCTGGACGACGAAGAGCGGAAGCTCACCTCGGACATGCTCATGATTTGTGACGGCTCCCGCCCGATAGCCATCGGTGGGGTCATGGGAGGGCTGCATTCCGAGGTCGAAGACGACACCGTAGACATCCTGCTGGAGTGCGCGATGTTCGACCCGAAGTCGATCCGTGCCACCCGTCGCAAGCTGGTGATGTCAACCGATGCGTCGTATCGGTACGAACGTGGTGTCGACCCCGAATCCATGGAACTGGCGGTCTCTCGGGCCGTTGCCCTCATTCTGTCGACGGCTGGCGGTTCGCTGGACGGCTCGGTCTTGGACTGTAGCCCGGGCGCTTTCGAGGCTCAGACGGTGGATCTCAGGCTGTCACGGATTGGTCACCTATTAGGCGTCCCGTTTGAATCGGCTCAGGTCACCGATTTGTTGACGCCTCTTGGCTTCGATGTCACAGGCGAGACCGAGGGGGTGCTCCATGTCCGTGTGCCCGGATTCCGCAGCTACGATGTGACGCGTGAGGTCGACCTGATCGAAGAGGTCGCTCGTTCGTTCGGGTACGATCAGTTCCCGTCGGATCTCGGGCCTTTCCGGCCCGGAACCGTGCCCGATCACCCGCTGTTCAAACTCGAAGACGAGCTGAGGCGTTCGCTCGCCGCGAGCGGGCTCTATGAGACGCAAACGCCAGCGTTCGTGCCCGAAGGTGAGGGGGACGTACTCGTGTCGAACCCTGTCACCACGACCGAGCCATACATCAGACGCGCTGTCCTTCCGTCGCTGATACGACGAGTCGAGTACAACCTCGCTCGTGGGAACCGGGATGTACGTTTCTTCGAGATCGGTACGTCGTTCCAGAAGACGGAAGCGGGTGCTCCTCCGCATGAAGAAACGCACCTCGCAGCCATCGTGACCGGACGACGTGCGCCCGCTCACTGGTCAGGAGACTCCGCTGCGCTAGACCTTTGGGATATGAAGGCCATCTTGGAGGACACCATTCGGCGCGCTTACGCCGGCCAAGCCCACGCCTCGCCATTTTTGGAGGAAGTGGTGCCGTACCAAGCGGGGCACATCCTCGAGGTGCGGACCGCTGATGGTACTGTCGTCGGTTATGGAGGAGTGCTGAATCCAGAGGCTGTGGACGCGCCGGTGTGGGCTGGAGACGTACTCGGCTTTGAGATCCAGCTCCCGGGGGAGCCTGTGGCGAACGAGCCTGTGGTCTTCGATCCGATGCCGCAGTATCCGGCGTCTGAACGTGATCTCGCGCTGATCGTCCCACAGGGTGTCGCGTCGCAGCAGGTGGCCAATGTGGTTCGAGAAATGGCCGGAAAGCATCTCGAACACGTCGAATTGTTCGACGTATATAGGGGAGAAGGTGTGGCCGATGAGGCCTCGTCGCTTGCGTACCGCTTGCGCTTCCGGGCGAAGGAACGGACCCTGAAGGACAAGGAGATCGACCGGGCGGTAAAGGCGATTCTCGGACGACTCAAGGAGGCGTTGGGTGTCGAACACCGAGGGTAA
- the pheS gene encoding phenylalanine--tRNA ligase subunit alpha: MTDQTPIEALKALEAEAVAASAAVTDLEALEEVRITYLGRKEGRISLILRGLGGMSAEMRPKVGQEANRVKGAVSEALESRERELAGPASELGADLTLPGRSTWGGGLHPITQAVDEIFDIFRDLGFTRARGPEADTEWYNFEALNTPLDHPAADEQDTLYLVDSVLLRSHTSPVQMRTMEKHEPPIRIIAPGWVYRRDTYDATHTPAFMQIEGLVVDEGISFVDFKATLAEFARRYWGPGTQTRFRPSFFPFTEPSAEVDVKRVITRPDGTQEETDWLEIMGAGMVDPAVLENAGYDSERYTGFAFGMGPARIAMLKHGVDDLRTFFENDVRFLAQFGS, encoded by the coding sequence ATGACCGATCAAACCCCGATTGAAGCCCTGAAAGCGCTGGAGGCAGAAGCGGTCGCGGCTAGCGCAGCGGTGACCGATCTCGAAGCCCTAGAAGAGGTGCGCATCACCTACTTGGGCCGGAAGGAAGGGCGTATATCCCTGATTCTGCGGGGATTGGGCGGAATGTCAGCCGAAATGCGACCCAAAGTCGGCCAGGAGGCCAACCGGGTTAAGGGCGCCGTCTCAGAGGCTCTGGAGTCCCGGGAACGCGAACTCGCCGGGCCAGCTAGCGAATTGGGCGCGGATCTCACGCTCCCAGGGCGTTCGACTTGGGGTGGCGGACTGCACCCGATCACTCAGGCCGTAGACGAGATCTTCGACATCTTCCGCGACCTTGGCTTCACCCGTGCGCGCGGCCCCGAGGCTGATACGGAGTGGTACAACTTCGAGGCACTGAACACGCCGTTGGATCATCCGGCGGCAGACGAACAAGACACGCTCTATCTAGTCGATTCGGTTTTGCTCCGCAGCCACACATCTCCAGTGCAGATGCGCACCATGGAGAAGCATGAGCCGCCTATTCGCATTATCGCACCGGGTTGGGTCTACAGACGGGACACCTACGACGCGACCCACACACCAGCGTTCATGCAGATCGAAGGCCTTGTGGTGGATGAAGGCATCAGCTTCGTGGACTTCAAGGCTACGTTGGCTGAATTCGCCCGTCGTTATTGGGGTCCTGGCACACAGACGCGCTTCAGGCCCTCGTTCTTCCCATTCACCGAGCCGAGCGCGGAGGTCGACGTGAAGCGGGTCATCACCCGGCCAGACGGGACTCAAGAAGAGACCGACTGGCTGGAGATCATGGGCGCCGGCATGGTGGACCCCGCGGTACTCGAAAACGCGGGCTACGACTCCGAGCGATATACGGGTTTTGCCTTTGGAATGGGACCTGCCCGTATCGCCATGCTCAAACACGGTGTGGATGACCTTCGCACCTTCTTCGAGAACGACGTTCGCTTCCTCGCCCAGTTCGGCTCATGA
- the rplT gene encoding 50S ribosomal protein L20: MPRTTGAVPRNHRKKKIFKAAKGYFGGRKNLYRTAKDAVEKGWEHAYRDRKVKKRNFRQLWIARINAAARQHDMPYSKFISGLKEAGIELDRKALADLAIRNPDAFAAVVDQAKAGLAAKAG; this comes from the coding sequence ATGCCTAGGACTACAGGTGCCGTACCGCGGAACCATAGAAAGAAGAAGATCTTCAAGGCTGCCAAGGGTTATTTCGGCGGCCGGAAGAACCTTTATCGCACTGCGAAGGATGCGGTGGAGAAGGGTTGGGAGCATGCCTACCGGGACCGCAAGGTAAAGAAGCGGAACTTCCGGCAGCTGTGGATCGCGCGCATCAACGCGGCGGCCCGTCAGCATGACATGCCCTACTCCAAGTTCATTAGTGGGCTCAAGGAGGCGGGGATTGAGTTAGATCGTAAGGCGTTGGCTGACCTTGCGATTCGCAATCCTGACGCATTTGCGGCTGTCGTGGACCAAGCGAAGGCGGGCCTCGCGGCGAAAGCCGGCTGA
- the rpmI gene encoding 50S ribosomal protein L35 — protein MPKMKTHRGAAKRIKRTGTGKLKRMRANKSHILTKKSTKRKRRLRQSDLVAPADAKKLRRMLPYGS, from the coding sequence ATGCCCAAGATGAAGACCCACCGAGGTGCCGCGAAGCGTATTAAGCGCACGGGTACCGGGAAGCTGAAGAGGATGCGGGCCAACAAGAGCCACATCCTGACCAAGAAGAGCACGAAGCGGAAGCGCCGCCTGCGGCAGTCCGACCTCGTCGCTCCGGCTGATGCGAAGAAGCTCAGACGTATGCTCCCCTACGGCTCTTAA
- the infC gene encoding translation initiation factor IF-3, with protein MSKERVRVNDQIRISPIRLIQDDGEQIGIVSIDEARERAGVRGMDLVEVAPEARPPVVKMMDYGKHRYEAQRASREARKRQHTIKVKEVKFRPGIEDHDYEFKVGHAKRFLGEGHKVKLTMMFRGRQITHPEIGLEVLSRVMDELAELGKVESQPNMEGRVMSMVVAPLK; from the coding sequence ATCAGCAAGGAAAGAGTCCGCGTAAACGATCAAATCCGGATAAGCCCAATACGGCTCATCCAAGACGATGGCGAACAGATCGGTATCGTCTCGATCGACGAAGCTCGGGAACGGGCAGGCGTGCGAGGAATGGATCTGGTAGAAGTGGCGCCCGAGGCCCGGCCGCCCGTGGTCAAGATGATGGATTACGGCAAGCACAGGTACGAAGCGCAACGGGCCTCCCGCGAAGCGCGGAAAAGGCAGCACACGATCAAAGTGAAGGAAGTGAAGTTCCGCCCTGGAATCGAAGATCACGATTACGAATTCAAGGTGGGACACGCCAAGCGATTCCTCGGTGAGGGACACAAGGTCAAGCTGACCATGATGTTCCGAGGACGACAGATCACTCATCCCGAGATTGGGCTCGAAGTCCTTTCCCGAGTGATGGACGAGCTGGCGGAGCTTGGCAAAGTGGAGTCACAGCCGAATATGGAGGGACGGGTCATGTCGATGGTCGTGGCCCCTCTTAAGTAA
- the thrS gene encoding threonine--tRNA ligase: MSSEQIKITLPNGDVLDMEHGSTAGEVAAAIGPGLAKAAVAAVVNGETVGLMEPIEGDATISILTDKSPGSLDVLRHSAAHILATAVRELRPGAGIGFGPSIDDGFYYDFEVDAPFTPEDLEAFEKKMAEVIDADQPFERRQVDKAEARGLFSDDPLKLERLEEFDDDEVITVYENGPFLDLCKGPHLPSTGKLKHFKLLSGAGAYWRGDEKRQMLQRIYGTAFHKKPDLEGHLHMLEESKKRDHRRLGRELDLFQFHPVSPGSAFWTPLGTILYNTLEEFVRERQREDFLEIKTPLLYTKELWEQSGHWGKYRENMFMVLNNESGEHDASLKPMNCPSHHLFYASRTHSYRELPLRFTTLDVLHRNELSGALSGLTRVRQFAQDDCHVYLREDQIAEEVEFLMDFILSHYDTFGLKSSVKFATRPEQRIGSDEQWDSAEAALKEALEATGREYEVEEGDGAFYGPKIDFHVTDSIGRSWQLGTIQLDYNAPERFDLSYVGSDNTAHRPVVIHRAVCGSFERFIAILIEHYAGVFPTWLAPEQVRLMSVGEHWDDSALLLLADLKKAGVRATLQSRETLGYRIREAETLKIPYMGVVGEREAADGTVAVRKRGAGKKQEVMSRGDFIASIVEEIETRALS; this comes from the coding sequence ATGTCCAGCGAACAGATCAAGATCACGCTTCCCAACGGCGACGTCCTCGACATGGAGCATGGCTCCACGGCGGGTGAAGTGGCTGCCGCGATTGGCCCGGGGCTCGCTAAGGCTGCTGTGGCAGCGGTTGTGAACGGTGAGACGGTGGGATTGATGGAGCCCATCGAGGGGGACGCCACGATTTCGATCCTCACGGACAAGAGTCCTGGGTCTCTCGATGTTCTTAGGCACTCGGCCGCGCACATTCTTGCGACGGCGGTCCGTGAACTACGCCCAGGCGCTGGGATCGGCTTCGGCCCCTCGATCGACGATGGTTTCTACTATGACTTCGAGGTGGACGCTCCATTCACCCCGGAAGATCTTGAGGCCTTCGAGAAGAAGATGGCCGAGGTCATCGATGCGGATCAGCCGTTTGAGCGCCGACAGGTCGACAAGGCAGAGGCTCGTGGGCTTTTTAGCGATGACCCGCTCAAGCTCGAGCGGCTCGAGGAGTTCGACGACGACGAGGTGATCACGGTCTATGAGAACGGACCCTTCTTGGATCTCTGTAAGGGCCCGCACCTCCCAAGTACGGGCAAACTGAAGCATTTCAAGCTGCTGTCCGGGGCAGGTGCGTACTGGAGAGGCGACGAGAAGCGCCAGATGCTCCAGCGCATTTACGGGACGGCGTTCCACAAGAAGCCGGACCTGGAAGGCCACCTCCACATGCTGGAGGAGTCCAAGAAGCGGGATCACCGGCGTCTTGGCCGTGAGCTCGACTTGTTCCAGTTCCATCCGGTTTCGCCGGGTTCGGCCTTTTGGACACCTCTTGGAACCATCCTCTACAACACCCTCGAGGAATTCGTGCGGGAACGGCAGAGGGAAGACTTCCTTGAGATCAAAACACCGCTCCTATACACGAAGGAGCTGTGGGAGCAGTCAGGGCACTGGGGGAAGTACCGTGAGAACATGTTCATGGTGCTGAACAATGAGTCGGGCGAGCACGACGCGTCGCTCAAGCCCATGAACTGCCCGTCACACCACCTCTTCTACGCATCACGGACGCACTCGTACCGCGAGTTGCCTCTCCGTTTTACGACGCTAGACGTGCTTCACCGCAACGAGTTGTCCGGGGCGCTCTCTGGTCTCACCCGCGTGCGCCAATTCGCCCAGGACGACTGTCACGTATACCTGCGTGAGGACCAGATCGCGGAGGAGGTCGAATTCCTGATGGACTTCATCCTCAGCCACTACGACACGTTTGGCCTGAAGTCCTCGGTGAAGTTCGCCACGCGACCGGAGCAACGCATTGGGAGCGACGAACAGTGGGACTCCGCGGAGGCCGCCCTGAAGGAGGCCCTGGAGGCCACGGGTCGCGAATACGAGGTAGAGGAGGGTGACGGAGCCTTCTACGGGCCGAAGATCGACTTCCACGTGACGGACTCGATTGGCCGGAGCTGGCAGCTCGGTACGATCCAGCTCGACTATAACGCTCCAGAGCGCTTCGACCTCTCCTACGTGGGCAGTGACAACACGGCGCACCGACCCGTGGTCATCCATCGTGCGGTGTGTGGGTCCTTCGAGCGTTTCATCGCCATCCTGATCGAACACTATGCCGGGGTCTTCCCAACGTGGCTCGCTCCGGAGCAGGTGCGCCTTATGTCTGTAGGTGAGCACTGGGACGACAGTGCCCTCTTATTGCTCGCGGATCTCAAGAAGGCCGGCGTGCGTGCTACGCTGCAGTCCCGTGAGACGCTCGGTTACAGGATTCGTGAGGCTGAGACTCTCAAGATTCCCTACATGGGCGTCGTTGGGGAGCGCGAGGCGGCCGACGGCACAGTTGCAGTGCGGAAGCGGGGTGCGGGGAAGAAGCAGGAAGTGATGAGCCGGGGTGATTTTATCGCCTCCATTGTCGAAGAGATCGAGACTAGAGCGCTCTCGTAA
- a CDS encoding serine hydrolase codes for MKRVLILTTATLAAVALAPLGAVAQWPSDDAEPAEFNLAMNAKIMCSGVFMQGRDPEVHAYADLQRFAHFGWGDDFTYAVDKEAGRVTMSAPGVPDRVAQFNGDQGCSILPRGAEDVYFESSEVGAEWPITNWRLWPMGDRLPDEPLPSEIDRDALNTALDFAIANHEHGQNTRAVVALYKGQVIGERYATGTPAEMPHISWSQGKSITAALIGVLIQQGELTLDQPAPIAEWNESSDDPRSAITIRNLLNMSSGLDFNNFGLGREESLSTENHHFRIYFDGINVFDHAVSFPLEAEPGERWEYLNSDPLTLGRIVRETVEARGQDYHSFPWTDFFDKIGVKNAVLETDAWGNFILTGYDYMSARDWARFGQLHLQDGMWGEQQILPEGWSDFVSTPAPASTNKGYGGLFWLNAGGVMDRLPADAYWPSGFMGQMTMIVPSRDVVVVRLGPSPGGSDGYMNKVVGYILDAIGEPEGGR; via the coding sequence ATGAAGCGAGTGCTGATTCTGACAACCGCGACCCTTGCCGCCGTGGCGTTGGCTCCCTTGGGCGCGGTGGCCCAGTGGCCTTCAGACGATGCCGAACCCGCCGAGTTCAACCTGGCGATGAACGCCAAGATCATGTGCTCCGGCGTCTTCATGCAGGGGCGTGATCCTGAGGTTCACGCCTATGCCGACCTGCAACGCTTTGCTCACTTCGGGTGGGGTGACGACTTCACGTACGCAGTGGACAAGGAAGCGGGTCGGGTCACAATGAGTGCCCCAGGGGTCCCGGACCGGGTCGCCCAATTCAATGGTGACCAGGGCTGCAGCATCCTCCCGCGTGGCGCGGAAGACGTGTACTTCGAGTCGTCTGAAGTCGGGGCCGAGTGGCCCATCACGAACTGGCGTCTGTGGCCGATGGGAGATCGGCTCCCGGATGAGCCACTTCCCAGTGAAATCGACCGAGATGCTCTGAACACGGCACTCGACTTTGCGATCGCGAACCATGAACACGGCCAGAACACCCGGGCCGTGGTTGCGCTCTACAAGGGGCAGGTGATCGGGGAGCGGTACGCCACCGGTACCCCGGCCGAGATGCCGCACATCTCATGGTCCCAAGGGAAGAGCATCACCGCGGCGCTGATTGGTGTTCTCATCCAACAAGGGGAATTGACCCTTGATCAACCGGCGCCCATCGCCGAGTGGAACGAGAGCTCTGACGACCCACGCTCCGCGATCACGATTCGCAACTTGCTGAACATGAGCAGCGGTCTGGACTTCAATAATTTCGGGCTAGGGCGGGAGGAGTCCCTCTCCACAGAGAACCATCATTTCCGGATCTACTTCGACGGGATCAACGTCTTTGATCACGCGGTGAGTTTCCCACTGGAGGCTGAGCCAGGCGAGCGCTGGGAATACCTGAACTCGGATCCGCTGACCCTCGGAAGAATCGTGCGTGAGACGGTTGAGGCGCGTGGGCAGGACTACCACTCGTTCCCGTGGACAGACTTCTTCGACAAGATCGGGGTCAAAAATGCAGTACTAGAGACGGATGCCTGGGGCAACTTCATTCTGACGGGCTACGACTATATGTCCGCCCGCGACTGGGCCCGCTTCGGCCAGCTTCACCTTCAGGACGGAATGTGGGGTGAGCAACAGATCCTTCCCGAAGGGTGGAGTGATTTTGTGAGCACACCAGCTCCGGCTAGCACGAACAAGGGTTACGGCGGACTCTTCTGGCTCAACGCTGGCGGGGTGATGGATCGGCTGCCTGCCGATGCATATTGGCCTTCCGGATTCATGGGCCAGATGACGATGATCGTGCCGTCACGAGATGTGGTGGTCGTGCGGCTCGGCCCGAGCCCGGGCGGATCAGACGGATATATGAACAAGGTCGTTGGGTACATCCTGGACGCGATCGGGGAGCCTGAGGGAGGGAGATGA
- a CDS encoding YHYH protein, which translates to MKVKMRLGTALTVLVALFACGSSESDPTGITMDVPTVFLNFADGIEISVDGNMVVIRSDGIPAHGSPYFNASHSQYEAYNGPNIQFALNPNRIAEQSYTFRIPIAPEASSNPSATPLGAIGVAVNGVPLFNQYAGPNRPLTFEINSFDQYNGHPQQTGQYHYHIEPLYLTLQAGKESLVGFLLDGFPVYGPEENGEVVTNGDLDDYHGHTGVKADYPDGTYHYHITLEDPYINGNGFFGTQGSVS; encoded by the coding sequence ATGAAGGTGAAGATGAGGTTGGGCACGGCGCTGACAGTCCTGGTAGCCCTGTTCGCGTGTGGCTCGAGCGAATCAGATCCAACAGGCATCACTATGGACGTCCCAACGGTGTTTCTGAACTTCGCGGATGGAATCGAGATCAGCGTAGACGGAAACATGGTCGTCATTCGAAGCGACGGCATCCCGGCCCACGGCAGCCCCTATTTCAATGCCAGCCACTCGCAGTACGAAGCATACAACGGTCCCAACATTCAGTTCGCCCTGAACCCGAACCGGATTGCGGAGCAGTCGTATACGTTCCGCATCCCGATCGCGCCGGAGGCCAGTTCAAACCCTAGCGCCACCCCCCTAGGCGCAATCGGGGTGGCGGTGAACGGCGTCCCGCTCTTCAACCAATACGCAGGGCCGAATCGGCCCCTGACGTTTGAGATCAACTCCTTCGATCAATACAACGGGCATCCCCAACAAACGGGCCAGTACCACTACCACATCGAGCCGCTCTATCTCACCCTCCAGGCTGGTAAGGAGAGCCTCGTCGGGTTTTTGCTCGATGGCTTTCCGGTTTACGGCCCAGAGGAGAACGGAGAAGTCGTCACGAACGGAGACCTTGACGACTACCACGGGCACACCGGCGTAAAGGCGGACTACCCGGACGGCACATATCACTACCACATCACGCTTGAAGACCCCTACATCAACGGGAACGGGTTTTTTGGCACACAGGGATCGGTTTCGTGA
- a CDS encoding SCO family protein, translated as MRAPLLALALVATGCASGSVQDLPYYNSAELTPEWLTTEESGAAHTVPAFALSDQRGEPITESDVNGRVVVASFFFSSCAQVCPILKNELARVQAQYLDDDRLVILSHSVMPEVDSQETLARYAELNDIDARRWHLLTGDRAEISALARDGYFVDVGSTPGDLGGYDLIHTEAVALLDGQGHIRGLYTGTLKLEMDRLLEDIETLLSEQE; from the coding sequence ATGAGAGCGCCTCTACTCGCATTGGCCCTGGTAGCAACTGGATGTGCGTCGGGCTCTGTTCAGGATCTTCCCTACTATAACTCGGCGGAACTCACGCCTGAGTGGCTCACGACCGAAGAGTCTGGCGCCGCCCACACGGTCCCAGCTTTCGCGCTTTCAGATCAACGCGGTGAACCCATCACGGAGTCCGACGTCAATGGTCGAGTCGTGGTGGCCAGCTTCTTCTTCAGTAGCTGCGCCCAAGTGTGCCCAATTCTCAAGAACGAGTTGGCACGTGTGCAGGCGCAGTATCTAGATGACGATCGACTCGTGATCCTGAGCCATTCCGTGATGCCCGAGGTGGACTCTCAAGAGACGCTGGCGCGATACGCAGAGTTGAACGACATCGATGCTCGCCGTTGGCACCTTCTCACGGGCGACCGTGCTGAGATATCCGCGCTCGCCCGCGACGGGTACTTCGTGGACGTCGGCTCCACGCCGGGAGACCTGGGCGGTTACGATCTCATCCATACCGAAGCCGTCGCCCTACTGGATGGACAAGGGCACATAAGAGGTCTCTACACGGGCACGTTGAAACTCGAGATGGACCGCCTCCTCGAGGACATCGAAACCCTGTTGTCTGAACAGGAGTAG